The genomic interval GGGTGCGTCTATCTCAATTCACTACATTACCGGACCAGCAGTACCATGGAGCACAGATCCATTAGTATTGGCCATCTTTGGTGGTGCCGTGAATGGATTTGGAACTGGAATGGCTTTGCGTAACGGAATTTCAACGGGTGGCTTGGACATCATTGGAATTGTCGTGCGTAAAAAAACGGGCATGCGTATGGGGGCAGTTAATCTGACCTTTAATGCATTCATCGTTTTGACCGCCGGCTTCTTATTTGGACCACAATTTGCACTTTACACAATTATTAGTTTGGTTGTGAATGCCAATGTGCTTGATGGTGTGTATACACGTCAACAACAATTGCAAGTGATGATCGTGACAGATAAGCCAGCGCAAGTCATTGAAGTCGTACAAAAAGAATTGCGTCGTGGTATTACAATCGTGCACGGAGCCGAAGGTGCATATACACATGCGCCAAAGGAAGTATTGTTCACTGTTATTTCAGCGTATGAACGATATGAATTTCGTGATGCATTAGCAGAAGCTGATCCACATGCTTGGGCGTCTACATGGCGCATTGAACGTACAATTGGGCGATTCTTTGAGCCTAAATTGTAATCCCAAATTAATTTAATCAAGTCAGTGTTTTTCTGTTTGACATTGACATTTAACCTGTATAGAATAGTAAAGAACAAAGTGTGCAACGTTAAATGGTTGAATTTTTCACACGGGAAGGGAGGGTAAACATTATGACTATGACTGTTGTTCGTAAGAATGAGTCACTAGATGATGCACTTCGCCGTTTCAAGCGTGGAGTTTCAAAGGATGGTACTCTTCAAGAATACCGTAAGCGTGAGTTCTACGTTAAGCCATCAGTTCAACGTAAGTTGAAGGCTGAAGCTGCTCGTAAGCGCAAGAACAAGAAGGGACGTTAATTCGTTCTAGCCGGACTACCGTTGGGTGGTCCGGTTTTGTTTTATATTCTGTTAAAATTAACTTATAAAATGTTGTATCAAAGAAAGGAATTTAATCATGTCATTAATTGAAACACTATCAGCAGATATGAAGACAGCCATGAAGGCTAAGGACAAGCAAACACTTGGTGTTGTGCGTATGTTGAAGTCAGCATTGTCAAACGAACAAATCAAGTTGGGAGCCGACTTGACAGAAGAGCAAGAAATTGCCGTTGTATCACGTGAAATGAAGCAACGTGTTGAAGAACTTGAAGGAAACCAAGCTGCTGGTCGTGATGACTTGGCAGAAGAAGTTCAAGGTCAAATGGACGTTTTGAAGCGTTACTTGCCAGAACAATTGTCAGACGAAGAAGTTGAAGCCATTGTTGTGGAAACAATTGCGCAAGTTGGTGCTTCAAGCAAGGCTGACTTGGGAATGGTCATGGGCGCATTGATGCCTAAGGTTAAGGGGAAGGCCGACGGTAAGTTGGTTAACCGCTTGGTTATGGAAAAGCTTGCCTAATCACGGAATAAGACATGTTCCCGATACAGACAGGTGCGGTATAATAATAGTATTCAGGAAATTAATGGAGGAATAAGTCAATGGATGTTGCAATGATCGACCAATCAACCCCTGGGTTGACGACTGAACAAACTGCTTTAGTTACTGATATTTTAGATTTTGCAGGTAAGTTTCTAGAATTACCAGAAGATACTGAAATGTCAGTAACATTTATGCATAATGATGAAATTCAACGTTACAATCGTGAGTACCGTGATAAGGATCGTGCTACGGACGTTATTTCATTTGCCATCGAAGATGATGACGAAGATATGCCGTTGATGTTTGATGAAGACATGGAAGCTGACTTGGCCAAGAATCTTGGTGATATTTTGGTTTCTGTGGACAAGGTTGCGGAACAAGCTAAGGAATACGAACATTCATATGAGCGTGAACTTGGCTTCTTAGTTGTTCATGGTTTCTTGCACTTAAATGGATATGACCATACATTAAGTGAAGCCGATGAAAAGGAAATGTTTGGCCTACAAACAGAAATTCTGGATCAATATGGACTGGAACGCTAACGAGCACCAAACTGAAAAAAACACACGATTTCTACAAGCCTTTGGTCATGCATGGGATGGCGTAAAAGTGGTATTAGAACGAGAACGTAATATGCGTTTTCATCTGCTAGCAACCATTTTAGTTGTCCTAGGAGGTTTGTGGTTAGGTATTGGCCGTTCAGATTGGATCTGGATTACCATTGCAGTGTTTATTGTCGTCGTGGCAGAATTTACTAATACAATGGTAGAAGCCATCGTCGACTTGATTGTCGGAGAAACATACGAACCGTTAGCGAAAGTTGCCAAAGACGTCGCTGCTGGGGGAG from Weissella ceti carries:
- a CDS encoding YitT family protein, with the protein product MSSIIKFFDRHESASRVFTALLYAITSAVALNFFWIPGNIYSSGFTGLAQIVNTISNRYMGFDMPISVLIILLNAPLLILAYIKISRRFALFTTVALVGASISIHYITGPAVPWSTDPLVLAIFGGAVNGFGTGMALRNGISTGGLDIIGIVVRKKTGMRMGAVNLTFNAFIVLTAGFLFGPQFALYTIISLVVNANVLDGVYTRQQQLQVMIVTDKPAQVIEVVQKELRRGITIVHGAEGAYTHAPKEVLFTVISAYERYEFRDALAEADPHAWASTWRIERTIGRFFEPKL
- the rpsU gene encoding 30S ribosomal protein S21; protein product: MTMTVVRKNESLDDALRRFKRGVSKDGTLQEYRKREFYVKPSVQRKLKAEAARKRKNKKGR
- a CDS encoding GatB/YqeY domain-containing protein, which gives rise to MSLIETLSADMKTAMKAKDKQTLGVVRMLKSALSNEQIKLGADLTEEQEIAVVSREMKQRVEELEGNQAAGRDDLAEEVQGQMDVLKRYLPEQLSDEEVEAIVVETIAQVGASSKADLGMVMGALMPKVKGKADGKLVNRLVMEKLA
- the ybeY gene encoding rRNA maturation RNase YbeY, which gives rise to MDVAMIDQSTPGLTTEQTALVTDILDFAGKFLELPEDTEMSVTFMHNDEIQRYNREYRDKDRATDVISFAIEDDDEDMPLMFDEDMEADLAKNLGDILVSVDKVAEQAKEYEHSYERELGFLVVHGFLHLNGYDHTLSEADEKEMFGLQTEILDQYGLER
- a CDS encoding diacylglycerol kinase family protein translates to MDWNANEHQTEKNTRFLQAFGHAWDGVKVVLERERNMRFHLLATILVVLGGLWLGIGRSDWIWITIAVFIVVVAEFTNTMVEAIVDLIVGETYEPLAKVAKDVAAGGVLVSAGTAMIIGSLIFLPYIFQLFGWK